One segment of Niveibacterium microcysteis DNA contains the following:
- a CDS encoding glutathione S-transferase, which produces MQLIASLTSPFARKIRVQLAEKGLPFVLVPENPHDPASPIGRFNPLGKVPALVADDGRTWFDSPVIAEYIETLSAAPFFLPADRLAALEVRQVEALADGVTDAGILVLMESRRAAEQQSEAWRARQWGKVESGLNALQSLVAGRTWAVGDAMSLADIAIGCMWGWLLLRFPHAGLPAQYPALAAWVERLMQRPSFAQTHPPA; this is translated from the coding sequence ATGCAACTGATCGCGTCATTGACCAGCCCGTTCGCGCGCAAGATCCGCGTGCAACTGGCCGAAAAAGGCCTGCCCTTCGTTCTCGTGCCGGAGAACCCGCACGATCCGGCGAGCCCGATCGGCCGCTTCAATCCGCTCGGCAAGGTGCCCGCGCTGGTGGCGGACGACGGCCGAACCTGGTTCGATTCGCCGGTCATCGCCGAGTACATCGAAACCCTCTCCGCAGCCCCCTTCTTCCTGCCGGCAGACCGCCTCGCGGCGCTCGAAGTGCGGCAGGTGGAAGCACTCGCCGACGGCGTGACCGACGCCGGCATTCTGGTGCTGATGGAAAGCCGCCGCGCCGCCGAACAGCAAAGCGAGGCCTGGCGCGCGCGCCAGTGGGGCAAGGTGGAAAGCGGGCTCAACGCACTGCAATCGCTCGTCGCCGGGCGTACCTGGGCGGTCGGCGATGCGATGAGCCTTGCGGACATTGCGATCGGCTGCATGTGGGGCTGGCTGTTGCTGCGCTTCCCACACGCCGGTCTGCCTGCCCAGTACCCGGCGCTCGCCGCCTGGGTGGAACGGCTGATGCAGCGGCCCTCGTTCGCCCAGACCCACCCGCCGGCCTGA
- a CDS encoding 2-hydroxyacid dehydrogenase, which translates to MRIAVFDTHPYDERALNEANAAGEHELEFFEERLHSKTADLAQGFDAVCPFVNCRLGERVLTKLAGFGVKLVTLRAAGYNGIDIAAAERLGIKVTRVPAYSPEAVAEHNFALLLTLIRKTHRAYNRVREQNFSLDGLEGFNLHGKTYAALGAGRIGQCALRIAKGFGCKLLAYDPYENPAVAADIGFEYVSLARLLAEADVISLHLPLSEQSHHIIDAAAIAQMKRGVVIANTSRGGLIDTQALIDGLKTGQIGGVGLDVYEQEEGVFFHDLSDQPLQDDTLARLMTFPNVLITSHQGFLTREALAAIASTALGNASAFARGEALANEVRSS; encoded by the coding sequence ATGCGAATTGCCGTTTTCGATACCCACCCTTACGACGAGCGCGCGCTCAACGAAGCCAATGCGGCCGGCGAACATGAGCTGGAGTTCTTCGAGGAGCGCCTGCACAGCAAGACTGCCGACCTCGCGCAGGGCTTCGATGCCGTATGCCCCTTCGTCAATTGCCGCCTTGGCGAGCGCGTGCTGACCAAGCTCGCGGGCTTCGGCGTCAAGCTGGTCACGCTGCGCGCCGCCGGCTACAACGGCATCGACATCGCCGCGGCTGAACGCCTGGGCATCAAGGTCACGCGCGTGCCGGCGTATTCGCCCGAAGCGGTGGCAGAACACAACTTCGCACTGCTGCTGACGCTGATCCGCAAGACGCACCGCGCCTACAACCGGGTGCGCGAACAGAATTTCTCGCTCGACGGCCTCGAAGGCTTCAACCTGCACGGCAAGACCTACGCGGCGCTGGGCGCGGGCCGCATCGGCCAGTGCGCATTGCGTATCGCCAAGGGCTTCGGCTGCAAGCTGCTGGCCTATGACCCGTACGAGAACCCCGCGGTGGCGGCCGACATCGGCTTCGAGTATGTGTCGCTGGCCCGGCTGCTGGCGGAAGCGGACGTGATCTCGCTGCATCTGCCGCTGAGCGAGCAAAGCCATCACATCATCGACGCAGCCGCGATCGCCCAGATGAAGCGCGGTGTGGTGATCGCCAACACCAGCCGCGGCGGCCTGATCGACACCCAGGCCCTGATCGACGGCCTGAAGACCGGGCAGATCGGCGGCGTCGGCCTCGATGTGTATGAGCAGGAAGAAGGCGTGTTCTTCCACGACCTGTCCGACCAACCGCTGCAGGACGACACGCTGGCCCGCCTGATGACCTTCCCCAATGTGCTGATCACATCGCATCAGGGTTTCCTGACGCGGGAAGCGCTCGCCGCGATTGCCAGCACCGCGCTCGGCAACGCCAGTGCCTTCGCACGCGGCGAGGCGCTCGCGAACGAGGTGCGCAGCAGCTGA
- a CDS encoding alpha/beta hydrolase has product MRKVLPTEKFFIDGPVGPIEILRDTPEGAHGLAIIAHPHPLFGGTNTNKVAHTLARTLCGLGYCALRPNFRGVGGTAGTHDHGDGESEDLLAVIDWAQAQYGDGPLVLAGFSFGAFVQTRVAKRLAAAGRPAKRLVLVGTASGFIEGARTYDTEAVTPDTIVIHGNRDETVPLENVLAWAEPLQVPVVVVPGADHFFHTRLHILRDIIVRAWRE; this is encoded by the coding sequence ATGAGAAAAGTCCTGCCGACCGAGAAGTTCTTCATCGATGGCCCCGTGGGGCCGATCGAGATCCTGCGCGACACGCCGGAAGGTGCCCACGGGCTGGCGATCATCGCGCACCCGCATCCGCTGTTCGGCGGTACCAACACCAACAAGGTGGCACACACGCTGGCACGCACGCTGTGCGGCTTGGGTTACTGCGCGCTGCGGCCGAATTTCCGTGGCGTCGGTGGCACCGCTGGCACGCACGACCACGGCGACGGCGAATCGGAAGACCTGCTGGCGGTGATCGACTGGGCGCAGGCGCAGTACGGCGACGGCCCGTTGGTGCTGGCCGGTTTCTCGTTCGGCGCCTTCGTGCAGACGCGGGTGGCCAAGCGCTTGGCTGCCGCCGGCAGGCCGGCCAAGCGGCTGGTGCTGGTCGGTACCGCATCGGGCTTCATCGAAGGCGCGCGCACCTACGACACCGAGGCGGTGACGCCGGACACGATCGTGATCCACGGCAACCGCGACGAGACGGTGCCGCTCGAGAATGTGCTGGCGTGGGCAGAGCCCCTTCAGGTGCCGGTGGTGGTGGTGCCGGGCGCGGACCATTTCTTCCACACCCGCCTGCACATCCTGCGCGACATCATCGTGCGCGCCTGGCGCGAGTAG
- the can gene encoding carbonate dehydratase translates to MKRLDQLLERNQEWAREMVAEDAEYFSRLVAQQNPEYLWIGCSDSRVPANQIVDLAPGEVFVHRNVANLVVHTDLNCLSVLQYAVDVLRVKHILVVGHYGCGGIKASLNDLRLGLVDNWLRHVQDVRDKHRDQLATIDDDKAKVDRLCELNVVEQVVNIAQTTVMKDAWQRGQPVTVHGWCYGLQDGLVRDLDMSIGRERDLRDAYLAAVGSA, encoded by the coding sequence ATGAAACGACTTGACCAACTGCTTGAACGAAATCAGGAATGGGCCCGCGAGATGGTCGCGGAGGACGCTGAATACTTCTCGCGTCTGGTCGCCCAGCAAAACCCCGAATACCTGTGGATCGGCTGTTCCGACAGCCGCGTGCCCGCCAACCAGATCGTAGACCTCGCGCCGGGTGAAGTGTTTGTTCACCGTAACGTCGCCAATCTGGTGGTGCACACCGATCTGAACTGCCTGTCAGTGCTGCAGTATGCCGTCGACGTGCTGCGTGTGAAGCACATTTTGGTCGTCGGTCACTATGGCTGCGGCGGCATCAAGGCTTCACTGAACGATCTGCGCCTTGGGCTGGTGGATAACTGGCTGCGCCATGTGCAGGACGTGCGCGACAAACATCGCGACCAACTCGCCACGATCGACGACGACAAAGCCAAGGTCGACCGGCTGTGCGAGCTGAACGTCGTCGAGCAAGTCGTCAACATTGCGCAGACGACGGTCATGAAGGATGCGTGGCAACGCGGCCAGCCGGTCACGGTGCACGGCTGGTGCTATGGCCTGCAGGATGGTCTGGTGCGCGATCTGGACATGAGCATCGGACGCGAACGCGACCTGCGCGACGCCTACCTCGCGGCGGTCGGCAGCGCATAA
- a CDS encoding substrate-binding periplasmic protein has protein sequence MMRRLLLALLLLFGALRAVAADDVPTLTVVGDAAPPFRIFAGAEPRGIYFDLIKRLAQRVGCRLRFVEVPPARALAMMRQGEADLMIGLLLTPERATFLHYLQPNLPPVDKRFLVRPDGPRIERYEDLAKLQIGVEMGKSYSPTFDHDAKLSKDVSDNYAAALRKLRAGRIDTVVIPEAEADWMMREMQLHFDKAPYRIVGQPTYLTLSRASPHQRLLAPLEQALSELAAAGEFAALMQRYR, from the coding sequence ATGATGCGCAGGCTACTGCTTGCACTGCTGCTGCTCTTCGGCGCCTTGCGCGCCGTGGCGGCCGATGACGTGCCAACCCTCACCGTGGTTGGCGACGCGGCGCCGCCCTTTCGCATCTTTGCCGGCGCGGAGCCCCGCGGCATCTATTTCGACCTGATCAAGCGCCTTGCGCAGCGCGTCGGTTGCCGTTTGCGTTTTGTCGAAGTGCCGCCGGCGCGGGCACTCGCGATGATGCGGCAAGGTGAGGCCGATCTGATGATCGGCCTGCTGCTGACGCCCGAGCGCGCCACTTTTCTGCACTACCTGCAGCCGAACCTGCCTCCGGTGGACAAGCGCTTCCTCGTGCGCCCTGACGGCCCGCGGATCGAGCGCTACGAGGATCTGGCCAAGCTGCAGATTGGTGTCGAGATGGGCAAGTCCTACTCGCCCACCTTCGACCACGATGCAAAACTCAGCAAGGATGTCTCCGACAACTACGCCGCGGCCCTGCGCAAGTTGCGGGCCGGCCGTATCGATACCGTCGTGATCCCCGAGGCCGAGGCGGACTGGATGATGCGCGAAATGCAGTTGCATTTCGACAAGGCGCCCTATCGCATTGTCGGCCAGCCCACCTACCTCACGCTGTCGCGCGCATCACCGCACCAACGCCTGCTGGCACCGCTTGAGCAGGCACTGAGCGAACTGGCCGCCGCCGGCGAGTTCGCTGCCCTGATGCAGCGTTACCGCTGA
- a CDS encoding DUF1840 domain-containing protein: protein MSIVTFKSRAAGDVIMFGKVARVLLEVIGKDPDDARGIVTVAQLPGAIAALRDAVAADKARTPAPMDEADDEEAPRGMDGPVALWQRAAPLIELMQYSLAEEQPVIWE from the coding sequence ATGTCCATCGTTACATTCAAGTCCCGCGCGGCGGGCGACGTCATCATGTTCGGCAAGGTTGCGCGCGTTCTGCTGGAAGTCATTGGCAAGGATCCGGACGACGCCCGAGGCATCGTCACCGTTGCACAGTTGCCGGGCGCGATTGCTGCACTGCGTGATGCGGTGGCCGCGGACAAGGCGCGTACGCCGGCACCCATGGACGAGGCCGACGACGAGGAAGCGCCGCGCGGCATGGATGGCCCGGTTGCGCTGTGGCAGCGCGCGGCGCCGCTGATCGAGCTGATGCAATACTCGCTGGCCGAGGAACAGCCCGTTATCTGGGAATGA
- a CDS encoding HD-GYP domain-containing protein codes for MPPDRRSHVPITLRVARTLATALGERDEGTRAHCERVVALADMLGTACKLSRTELRVLHVAACLHDIGKLGVPDEVLHNPGPLDAAGWAVMRTHPERGQRILSTLGLDHADAVGLAIRHHHEQFNGEGYPDRIAGESIPVVSRIIAMADSYDAIATRRVYRDARPHHHTMETLEAERGRKLDPWLFDRFAALIEHSPLRAM; via the coding sequence ATGCCCCCTGACCGCCGTTCTCATGTACCGATTACCCTGCGTGTTGCGCGCACCCTGGCCACTGCGCTGGGCGAACGTGACGAAGGCACCCGTGCGCATTGCGAACGCGTCGTGGCGCTCGCTGACATGCTCGGCACCGCCTGCAAGCTGAGCCGCACTGAACTGCGCGTGCTGCATGTGGCGGCCTGCCTGCACGACATCGGCAAGCTGGGGGTGCCCGATGAGGTGCTGCACAACCCGGGTCCACTCGATGCCGCGGGCTGGGCGGTGATGCGCACGCATCCGGAGCGCGGTCAGCGGATTCTCTCGACGCTCGGGCTCGATCACGCGGATGCGGTGGGGCTCGCAATCCGCCATCACCACGAACAGTTCAACGGCGAGGGCTACCCGGACCGCATCGCAGGCGAGTCGATCCCGGTGGTGTCGCGCATCATCGCGATGGCCGACAGCTACGATGCGATTGCGACACGACGCGTGTATCGCGATGCGCGCCCGCATCACCACACGATGGAAACCCTGGAGGCCGAGCGCGGCCGCAAGCTTGACCCGTGGCTGTTCGACCGCTTCGCAGCACTGATCGAACACAGCCCGCTGCGGGCGATGTAG
- a CDS encoding HD-GYP domain-containing protein, whose protein sequence is MEVMLADMVFALSDAVDLVGVDDDLHGKRVAVMAAECGRELGYDDDRCARLLHAGMLHDCGVSSTRVHQHLVGEFDWVGSQAHCVLGARLLADVPALARLAPVVRWHHTHWSAMPAELDPELAHDANLIFLVDRVDALTAPFYGAPDYLMRKEEGRRTIAANAGGLFCPDLVDAFMAASRREAFWLYLERRYLWRYLHDVAKRGLATDIDLAGLRQFALMFAQIIDAKSPFTTEHSLGVARLALYLARRLGLDDATCARIEIAALLHDVGKLRVPDSVLEKPAPLEPGERAAMLRHSFETYQILHWIGGMEEIALWAASHHEKLDGSGYPFHLAAGELPLPARIIAVADVCQALVQNRPYRAPMADAAVLAELHRLIVAGLLDRAVVECVEADLAPCMAVARGEGLPA, encoded by the coding sequence ATGGAAGTCATGCTTGCCGATATGGTGTTTGCGCTGTCCGACGCGGTGGATCTGGTCGGCGTGGACGACGATCTGCACGGCAAGCGGGTCGCCGTGATGGCCGCCGAATGCGGGCGCGAACTGGGTTACGACGACGACCGCTGTGCGCGCTTGCTGCACGCCGGCATGCTGCACGACTGCGGCGTCTCTTCCACCCGCGTGCATCAGCACCTGGTGGGCGAGTTCGACTGGGTCGGCTCGCAGGCGCACTGCGTGCTGGGCGCCCGCTTGCTGGCCGATGTGCCGGCGCTTGCGCGGCTCGCGCCCGTGGTGCGCTGGCACCACACGCACTGGTCGGCGATGCCGGCTGAGCTCGACCCGGAGCTGGCGCACGATGCCAACCTGATCTTCCTGGTCGACCGTGTCGATGCGCTGACCGCGCCCTTCTATGGCGCGCCGGATTACCTGATGCGCAAGGAAGAAGGGCGCCGCACGATCGCCGCCAACGCCGGCGGTCTGTTCTGCCCCGATCTGGTCGACGCCTTCATGGCCGCATCGCGGCGCGAAGCCTTCTGGCTATACCTGGAACGCCGCTATCTGTGGCGCTACCTGCACGATGTGGCCAAACGCGGCCTCGCCACCGACATCGACCTCGCCGGCCTGCGACAGTTCGCGCTGATGTTTGCGCAGATCATCGACGCGAAGAGCCCCTTCACGACCGAGCATTCCCTCGGGGTCGCGCGCCTCGCGCTTTATCTGGCGCGCCGACTGGGGCTCGACGACGCGACCTGCGCGCGGATCGAGATCGCCGCGCTGCTGCACGATGTGGGCAAGCTTCGCGTGCCGGATTCGGTACTCGAGAAACCGGCGCCGCTAGAGCCGGGCGAGCGCGCGGCGATGCTGCGGCACTCCTTCGAGACCTACCAGATCCTGCACTGGATCGGTGGCATGGAAGAAATCGCGCTGTGGGCCGCAAGCCACCACGAGAAGCTCGATGGTTCGGGATATCCCTTCCACCTGGCGGCAGGCGAATTGCCGCTTCCGGCGCGCATCATCGCGGTGGCCGACGTGTGTCAGGCCTTGGTGCAGAACCGCCCCTACCGCGCGCCGATGGCTGATGCGGCGGTGCTGGCCGAACTGCATCGCCTGATCGTGGCAGGATTGCTCGACCGAGCGGTGGTCGAATGCGTTGAAGCGGACCTCGCGCCGTGTATGGCGGTGGCGCGTGGTGAGGGTTTGCCGGCCTAG
- a CDS encoding FUSC family protein produces MIALIRHELLPAVYGAIAGFYTIFVDYGGSTYERITAILYMTVGMLLAGIAGVVGHFVPGAPLILLLGFAALAGWLQGAGTSVEFIGKYWLLAFLFGDGGGDLPPLCGTYVILGGLAGVLSVLIDRVLWRSPEPQSAPMLADAARNLLRRRHNNGAFSFYFASLVVIGYVLGHTLGLARPYWVPLTIVIVTVYDPRHSVQRLIQRLAGSLFGALFGWAVVQYVHTDWMLAAIVTLMAALTPVAQARNYWVATITITGLVMVVLDMGQPYEIPSAHAFALARLADSVIGCLVCGIGAQIYLRALPHIEARQRRPRR; encoded by the coding sequence GTGATCGCGCTGATCCGCCACGAGCTGCTCCCCGCCGTGTATGGCGCCATCGCCGGTTTCTACACGATCTTCGTGGACTATGGCGGCTCCACCTACGAGCGCATCACCGCGATCCTTTACATGACGGTCGGCATGCTGCTGGCCGGCATTGCCGGCGTGGTGGGCCACTTCGTGCCGGGCGCGCCGCTGATCCTGCTGCTCGGCTTCGCCGCACTGGCCGGCTGGTTGCAGGGCGCCGGCACCTCGGTGGAGTTCATCGGCAAGTACTGGCTGCTCGCCTTCCTGTTCGGTGATGGCGGCGGGGATCTGCCTCCGCTGTGCGGCACCTACGTGATCCTCGGCGGGCTCGCCGGCGTACTGTCGGTGCTGATCGACCGCGTGCTGTGGCGCTCGCCCGAACCGCAAAGCGCGCCAATGCTGGCGGATGCCGCCCGCAACCTGCTGCGCCGGCGCCACAACAACGGTGCGTTCTCGTTCTACTTCGCCAGCCTCGTGGTGATCGGCTATGTGCTGGGCCACACGCTGGGCCTGGCACGGCCGTACTGGGTGCCGCTGACGATCGTCATCGTCACCGTCTACGACCCGCGCCATAGCGTGCAGCGCCTGATACAGCGGCTGGCCGGCTCACTCTTCGGTGCCTTGTTCGGCTGGGCCGTGGTTCAGTATGTGCACACCGACTGGATGCTGGCCGCGATCGTCACGCTGATGGCGGCACTCACGCCGGTCGCACAGGCGCGCAACTACTGGGTCGCGACGATCACGATCACCGGCCTGGTGATGGTGGTGCTGGACATGGGCCAGCCTTACGAGATTCCGTCGGCGCATGCCTTCGCGCTCGCGCGGCTGGCCGATTCCGTGATCGGCTGCCTCGTATGCGGCATCGGTGCGCAGATCTACCTGCGCGCCTTGCCGCATATCGAAGCCCGCCAAAGAAGACCGCGCCGCTGA
- a CDS encoding (2Fe-2S) ferredoxin domain-containing protein, whose translation MSYFKHHVFFCCNQRPAGESCCADHGAAEMQAYAKDRIKALKLNGEGKVRMNKAGCLDRCDEGPVLVVYPEGTWYTYVDKTDIDEIIDSHIVGGKVVERLKLK comes from the coding sequence ATGAGTTATTTCAAGCATCACGTGTTCTTTTGTTGCAACCAGCGCCCGGCGGGCGAGAGCTGCTGTGCCGACCATGGGGCGGCGGAGATGCAGGCCTATGCGAAGGACCGCATCAAGGCACTGAAGCTCAACGGCGAGGGCAAGGTCCGCATGAACAAGGCGGGCTGCCTCGATCGCTGTGACGAAGGGCCGGTACTGGTGGTGTACCCGGAAGGGACCTGGTACACCTACGTCGACAAGACCGACATCGACGAGATCATCGATTCGCACATCGTCGGCGGCAAGGTCGTGGAGCGCCTGAAGCTCAAATGA
- a CDS encoding response regulator, translating into MEQIPHILIVDDDREIRALLAAYLGRNGCRVSLAGEGRQMREVMEASRIDLVVLDLMMPGEDGLSLCRTLRGTGDRTPVIMLTARGEPVDRILGLEMGADDYLPKPFEPRELLARIRSVLRRAQALPTNLSTPGARNFRFEGWHLAVETRQLTSPDGVLVPLSGAEFRLLNAFLTHPGRVLNRDQLMDLTKGRDADPFDRSIDLQVSRLRTRLGEDARSPRLIKTVRSEGYVFAVPVETEAA; encoded by the coding sequence ATGGAACAGATTCCCCACATCCTGATCGTCGACGACGATCGCGAGATCCGTGCCCTGCTCGCCGCCTATCTGGGCCGCAACGGTTGCCGTGTGAGCCTCGCTGGCGAAGGCCGCCAGATGCGCGAAGTGATGGAAGCCTCGCGCATCGACCTTGTCGTGCTGGACCTGATGATGCCCGGCGAGGACGGCCTCTCACTCTGCCGCACGCTGCGAGGCACCGGCGATCGCACGCCCGTGATCATGCTGACCGCGCGTGGCGAGCCGGTGGACCGCATCCTGGGCCTCGAAATGGGCGCGGACGACTATCTGCCCAAGCCCTTCGAGCCACGCGAACTGCTCGCGCGCATCCGCAGTGTGCTGCGCCGCGCGCAAGCCCTGCCGACCAACCTGAGCACCCCGGGCGCGCGCAACTTCCGCTTCGAGGGCTGGCACCTGGCGGTCGAGACGCGCCAGCTGACGTCCCCCGATGGTGTGCTGGTGCCGCTCTCCGGCGCCGAGTTCCGCCTGCTCAACGCCTTCCTGACTCACCCCGGCCGCGTACTCAATCGCGACCAACTGATGGATCTGACCAAGGGGCGCGACGCCGACCCCTTCGACCGTTCGATCGACCTTCAGGTCAGTCGGCTGCGTACGCGGCTTGGCGAAGATGCCCGCAGCCCGCGACTGATCAAGACGGTGCGCAGCGAGGGCTATGTTTTCGCAGTGCCGGTCGAAACCGAGGCCGCCTGA
- a CDS encoding oxidoreductase-like domain-containing protein, whose translation MRTHDDDPFDPMPEPPEPPHDGECCESGCGDQCVWNRYNESRAEFERAITAWRARHPADAHFR comes from the coding sequence ATGCGCACGCACGACGACGACCCCTTCGACCCGATGCCCGAGCCGCCTGAACCGCCGCACGACGGCGAGTGCTGCGAAAGCGGCTGCGGCGATCAGTGTGTGTGGAACCGCTACAACGAGTCGCGTGCCGAGTTCGAACGGGCGATCACCGCCTGGCGCGCGCGGCATCCTGCCGACGCGCACTTTCGGTAA
- a CDS encoding cupin domain-containing protein, whose amino-acid sequence MPTLTHFADPLPTPTPDRPRPDRLIRGNPARLTWTLHESADGQTSAGIWACEPGAWRIAFPAGKEEYFHVLEGRIRIADTAGAAREFGPGDAGVIPAGFEGSFEVLEAVRKHFVVVDRDARK is encoded by the coding sequence ATGCCTACCCTGACCCACTTCGCCGACCCACTCCCCACCCCGACGCCCGACCGGCCACGGCCGGACCGCCTGATCCGCGGCAACCCGGCCCGCCTGACCTGGACGCTGCACGAAAGCGCCGACGGCCAGACCAGCGCCGGCATCTGGGCGTGCGAACCCGGCGCATGGCGGATCGCGTTCCCGGCCGGCAAGGAGGAGTATTTCCATGTGCTGGAGGGGCGGATCCGGATCGCGGATACCGCCGGTGCCGCACGCGAATTCGGACCAGGCGATGCAGGCGTGATCCCGGCCGGCTTCGAAGGCAGCTTCGAGGTACTCGAAGCAGTACGCAAACACTTCGTCGTGGTCGACCGCGACGCCCGCAAATAA
- a CDS encoding GNAT family N-acetyltransferase produces the protein MAPSVTFERFAALSSAARTTWQAFADKRDGHEWVYATPAFFDALSDTESPDHLVIASTRDADGEVQGVAALRKKALQIDPHGLAGRLLRKRLSVWGLLGSEPLTQATHSGPESIARLIAALDDAPGNFDALELQSLEVGSPTWQAVFESEAVRSRFFPYLPNGIRNCHQTPLPETVEAYLAQYPRKKRYNLSRQLRQIGENLGGPPEVVPLTTIATLDTLFDAVAQIGGGAGAILSRAEYASLARQGLLLNFIVQAGGSPIAVVLGIPSGSVYRINRVLYAHSLAPYSPGTSTLHLFNEWIIADGRFKVVDFGFGEPGRTYSSSNRIVQRARVMLFRRTLANQIGIALHRGIVTLEKHARALLTYAETAIKKARRKTPTTADNAG, from the coding sequence GTGGCCCCTTCCGTCACGTTTGAGCGCTTCGCAGCCTTGTCCTCGGCCGCCCGGACGACATGGCAAGCGTTCGCCGACAAACGCGACGGGCACGAGTGGGTCTATGCCACGCCAGCCTTTTTTGATGCACTGTCGGACACCGAGTCGCCGGATCATCTGGTGATCGCATCAACCCGCGACGCCGACGGTGAGGTGCAGGGCGTTGCGGCGCTGCGCAAGAAGGCTTTGCAGATTGATCCACACGGGTTGGCCGGGCGCCTGCTACGCAAGCGACTGTCTGTGTGGGGCCTGCTCGGCAGCGAGCCCCTGACTCAGGCGACACATAGTGGGCCTGAGTCCATCGCCAGGTTGATTGCCGCGCTGGATGACGCGCCGGGGAATTTTGACGCGCTTGAGTTGCAGTCGCTCGAAGTCGGTAGCCCGACCTGGCAGGCGGTCTTTGAGTCGGAAGCAGTGCGGTCTCGGTTCTTCCCCTACCTGCCGAACGGAATCCGCAACTGTCATCAGACCCCGCTTCCTGAGACTGTTGAAGCCTATCTCGCCCAGTATCCGCGCAAGAAGCGCTACAACCTGTCGCGTCAGTTGCGCCAGATCGGCGAGAACCTTGGTGGTCCGCCAGAGGTTGTTCCGCTCACCACCATCGCAACCCTGGACACGCTATTCGACGCCGTAGCGCAAATCGGGGGTGGCGCCGGGGCAATACTGTCGCGAGCCGAATACGCCTCACTAGCGCGGCAGGGCCTGCTCCTCAACTTTATCGTGCAGGCCGGTGGGTCGCCCATCGCAGTGGTGCTGGGCATTCCGTCAGGCTCGGTCTATCGGATCAACCGCGTGCTGTACGCCCACAGCCTGGCACCCTACTCGCCGGGAACATCGACGCTGCATCTGTTCAACGAGTGGATCATCGCGGACGGGCGTTTCAAGGTGGTGGATTTCGGTTTCGGCGAACCCGGCCGCACTTACAGCTCGTCGAACCGCATCGTGCAACGGGCTCGTGTGATGTTGTTTCGTCGCACGCTGGCGAACCAGATCGGCATAGCGCTACACCGCGGCATTGTCACGCTGGAGAAGCACGCTCGCGCCCTGCTCACGTACGCCGAGACCGCGATCAAGAAGGCGCGCCGCAAGACGCCCACGACGGCCGACAACGCTGGCTGA